A stretch of Fusarium poae strain DAOMC 252244 chromosome 2, whole genome shotgun sequence DNA encodes these proteins:
- a CDS encoding hypothetical protein (TransMembrane:7 (o12-33i45-66o114-133i145-169o200-217i224-241o261-278i)): MDVSNARPIAILAGYLLACAILAVISISTIYRQAVSSKAASRRRYAIIVFSALAALSLATTWYHMFCFFKWSYQQWESTRLDKLDDELHLGEWLRDTKLFKQAWVSTLEQPQRVFWSLQIFAFCANWSVTLAWQDTKRRIPHLWIFMLLGQIVAISFAANLSFLAFLVFEDPNTSTITFEQERTVSSSSSTKSHSLLRKSWLTVLAVTVGCAVAIPSSLDHPKFMYLLLAPHVLAFVPLLMNKLIGSREPVVMDEQPPPSHRSGVRAIIVGICVYYLLTPEGSSLGDATRALYEHPAVSSVGWDVICCWISFSAWHLVGWADDYEKKYGFRPVTVGPVEE; this comes from the exons ATGGACGTGTCGAACGCGCGCCCAATTGCTATATTGGCTGGGTACCTTCTGGCTTGCGCGATATTAGCAGTAATAAGCATCAGTACCATCTACCGCCAGGCTGTGTCTTCAAAAGCTGCATCGCGTCGTCGTTATGCAATCATCGTCTTCAGCGCTTTGGCTGCTTTGAGCCTTGCTACCACCTGGTACCACATGTTTTGTTTCTTCAAATGGTCTTATCAGCAATGGGAATCTACGCGTCTTGACAAGCTTGACGATGAGCTTCACCTTGGAGAATGGCTGCGGGACACCAAGCTTTTCAAGCAGGCTTGGGTATCAACTCTGGAGCAGCCTCAAAGAGTTTTCTGGTCGCTGCAGATATTTGCCTTCTGCGCGAATTGGAGCGTGACGCTGGCATGGCAAG ATACGAAAAGAAGGATCCCCCATCTTTGGATCTTTATGCTCCTGGGTCAAATTGTAGCTATTTCTTTTGCTGCGAACTTGTCTTTCTTGGCATTTCTTGTTTTCGAGGATCCGAATACGTCAACCATTACCTTTGAGCAGGAGAGgaccgtatcatcatcctcctcaaccaAGAGCCACTCACTACTACGCAAATCATGGCTTACAGTCCTAGCAGTTACAGTAGGCTGCGCCGTCGCCATCCCAAGCAGTCTTGATCACCCCAAATTCATGTATCTTCTCCTCGCTCCTCACGTTCTGGCCTTTGTGCCTCTACTCATGAACAAACTCATTGGTAGTCGAGAACCCGTGGTGATGGATGAACAACCACCACCAAGTCATCGGTCTGGTGTCAGGGCCATTATTGTTGGAATCTGCGTTTATTACTTACTCACTCCAGAAGGAAGTTCCTTGGGAGATGCCACGAGAGCTCTCTATGAGCATCCAGCTGTAAGCAGTGTTGGGTGGGATGTCATTTGCTGTTGGATTAGCTTCTCTGCTTGGCACCTTGTTGGATGGGCTGATGACTACGAGAAGAAATATGGCTTCCGCCCTGTTACTGTTGGGCCAGTTGAAGAGTAA
- a CDS encoding hypothetical protein (SECRETED:SignalP(1-24)), producing MLLLQSSSVVSLLLALSSFSGVLAAPATDKVADIDLTYGSDGLFGFRDSDDSKKSVKAKISVDNDYKIPSDPQPNYHVLAADTSFMQLGVDPVVCHDKGNQTEEEDDDDSDSNEKRSVLHQLFSRAITSDQKESLSLHNAARKKVKVAELKWDTKLEADALAYAKKIAKAGKMVHSEGKTRPGQGENLAYAWSSDGFKNPMTAGTKTWLNEKKKYKGEKIPKGDFSGYGHYTQCVWEKSTKVGIAAAKDKKGAWYTVARYSAAGNVVGQKPY from the exons ATGCTTCTACTTCAATCTTCTTCTGTCGTGTCGCTGTTACTAGCGCTGTCCTCTTTCTCTGGAGTGCTAGCTGCACCAGCTACGGACAAAGTAGCCGACATAGATCTCACTTATGGAAGCGATGGCCTCTTCGGTTTTCGAGATTCTGACGACTCTAAGAAGAGCGTAAAGGCTAAGATCAGTGTCGATAATGACTACAAAATACCTAGTGACCCGCAACCCAACTACCATGTCCTAGCTGCCGACACAAGTTTTATGCAGCTCGGAGTCGACCCAGTCGTCTGCCATGACAAGGGCAACCAGActgaagaggaggacgatgatgactcTGACAGCAATGAAAAGCGCAGCGTTTTGCACCAACTTTTCTCCAGAGCCATCACCTCTGACCAGAAGGAGTCCCTTAGTCTCCACAATGCTGCTCGCAAGAAAGTCAAGGTCGCTGAGCTCAAGTGGGACACCAAACTTGAAGCTGATGCCCTGGCTTATGCAAAGAAGATTGCAAAGGCCGGAAAGATGGTTCACTCCGAAGGCAAGACTCGTCCTGGTCAGGGTGAGAATCTTGCGTATGCTTGGTCTAGCGACGGATTCAAGAACCCCATGACTGCAGGAACTAAGACTTG GCTCAACGAAAAGAAGAAGTACAAGGGAGAGAAGATTCCCAAAGGTGATTTCTCTGGTTACGGCCATTACA CCCAATGCGTTTGGGAGAAATCTACCAAGGTCGGTATAGCAGCAGCTAAAGATAAAAAGGGTGCCTG GTATACAGTCGCTCGATACAGCGCTGCTGGTAATGTGGTTGGCCAAAAGCCTTACTAG